In the genome of Vicia villosa cultivar HV-30 ecotype Madison, WI linkage group LG7, Vvil1.0, whole genome shotgun sequence, one region contains:
- the LOC131620120 gene encoding uncharacterized protein LOC131620120, with protein sequence MICFNCGEEGHIGSQCLKPKKAQASGRVFALAGTQTPNEDRLIRVEVPAKGSVTTSLVCLKCPLSIIDRNFAVDLVCFPLSGLDVILGMNWLEYNYVHINCYNKSVRFSTAEEEEASLVSPKQLRQLLKEEVEMFSLMATLSMENQAIIDELQIHNLDKSHN encoded by the exons ATGATCTGCTTTAACTGCGGCGAAGAAGGACACATTGGAAGTCAGTGTTTGAAACCAAAGAAGGCACAAGCTAGTGGAAGAgtgtttgctttggctggaactcagacaCCGAATGAGGACAGACTTatcagag TTGAGGTTCCAGCTAAAGGATCAGTGACTACTTCTCTAGTATGTTTGAAGTGTCCTTTGTCGATCATCGATAGGAACTTCGCtgttgatttagtttgttttccgTTAAGTGGGTTGGATGTAATTTTGGGGATGAATTGGTTGGAGTATAACTATGTTCATATTAATTGTTATAACAAGTCTGTGAGGTTTTCAACCGCTGAAGAGGAAGAAGCTAGTTTGGTTTCGCCTAAGCAGTTGCGACAATTGCTGAAGGAAGAAGTTGAGATGTTCTCATTAATGGCAACGTTATCAATGGAGAATCAAGCTATAATTGATGAGTTGCAG